A genomic region of Caenorhabditis elegans chromosome V contains the following coding sequences:
- the str-136 gene encoding Serpentine receptor class r-10 (Predicted): protein MVCTVNLIRYLHSIHYIGFASAQLMNSILVFLIVTRSKNSLGSYRHSMLIFTLASMAYSWVEIIGQPVAHMKGSMFVVFTHNLSINLSYSLGEFLVCLHCVLTGFVASLLSCQFFYRYVALCKTHLLVYLQGKKLFLIFTPSVIVFIIWFIMFYFGMPNILEKQEYLKKEFKICFNVDSSKTPFVGPMYWSRGENGEINWKITEVIASQLCSFLSIISFLAILYCAISIYSTINSLRHNLSPKMLDVNRQIFKMLCMQTIIPMITMYTPVALFAILLLFGQDIPYLGNLTSCSLAVYPVIEPIIAMTCISAFRRATINAVTCSHSVSPTTAVLPVLVSKYRNTEKQL, encoded by the exons ATGGTGTGTACAGTAAATCTCATCCGATATCTCCACTCAATCCATTACATTGGATTTGCCAGCGCCCAATTGATGAACTCTATTTTAGTTTTCCTGATTGTCACCAGATCAAAGAATTCTTTGGGGAGCTATCGACACTCCATGTTGATTTTTACATTGGCTTCTATGGCATATTCTTGGGTGGAAATTATTGGACAACCA GTAGCACACATGAAAGGCTCAATGTTTGTCGTTTTCACACACAATTTGTCAATTAATTTATCATACTCTCTCGGAGAATTTCTTGTTT GTCTTCACTGCGTTCTGACTGGATTTGTGGCATCTCTCCTATCTTGTCAGTTCTTTTATAGATATGTTGCCCTGTGCAA aacacATTTACTAGTATACCTGCAGggcaaaaaactgtttcttaTATTTACGCCCTCTGTTATTGTATTTATTATCTGGTTTATAATGTTTTACTTTGGAATGCCTAATATTCTTGAAAAGCAGGAATATCTTAAAAAAGAATTCAAGATATGTTTTAACGTGGATTCATCAAAAACTCCATTTGTTGGTCCAATGTATTGGTCTCGTGGTGAAAATGGAGAgattaattggaaaataacgGAGGTCATTGCTTCACAATTATGCTCTTTTCTTTCG atcaTTAGTTTTTTAGCCATTTTATACTGTGCAATCAGTATTTACTCAACAATCAACAGTTTGCGGCACAACCTGAGTCCTAAGATGTTAGACGTAAACcgacaaatatttaaaatgttatGCATGCAG ACAATAATACCAATGATCACAATGTACACACCAGTTGCTTTGTTTGCAATTCTTCTGTTGTTCGGACAAGATATACCATATCTGGGCAACTTGACAAGCTGCAGTTTGGCAGTTTACCCGGTTATCGAACCAATTATTGCAATGACCTGTATATCGGCATTTCGAAGAGCTACTATCA
- the str-135 gene encoding Serpentine receptor class r-10 (Confirmed by transcript evidence): protein MVLYSSKTEPFLSTSSDMVCATEFVRYLHLIHYIGFVGAQSLNAVLVFLIITKSENLLGNYRYAMFVFTLCSMVYSMVEILVQPVGHMKGSMFVVFMHSSILNATNPLAEFLTCLHCVLSGFVASLLACQFIFRYLAVCRTHFLVHLQGINLCLLFIPSIFVFAVWHFGFFHGMPNTLEKQIFLREELQTCFNVNTTVNPFVGPMYWTKGADGQIHWNIFELISALSCFAVLIICFFTIVFCAYSIFMKMSNSIHHLSAKTLDLNKQLFRMLCIQTVIPMITMYFPVALFVTLPMFGKDIPYLGNMTSSSLAIYPIIEPIIAMTCVASFRKAIKGSIRCSVSRSTQFAIHPASSPRLTDQKQ from the exons ATGGTTTTGTACTCCTCAAAAACTGAACCATTCTTGTCAACAAGTTCCGACATGGTTTGCGCAACCGAATTTGTTCGTTATCTTCACCTGATCCATTACATTGGATTTGTTGGAGCTCAATCGTTGAATGCTGTTCTTGTTTTCCTGATCATAACTAAATCGGAAAACTTGCTGGGAAACTATCGATACGCAATGTTTGTGTTCACATTATGTTCAATGGTCTATTCAATGGTAGAGATTTTGGTTCAACCT GTTGGTCATATGAAAGGCTCGATGTTTGTCGTCTTCATGCATAGCAGTATTTTAAATGCTACAAATCCTCTAGCAGAATTTCTTACTT GTCTTCATTGTGTCTTATCTGGATTTGTTGCTTCACTTCTGGCTTGTCAATTCATATTCCGATACTTGGCAGTTTGCAG aacacATTTCCTCGTACACCTCCAAGGCATAAACCTTTGTTTGTTATTCATTCCTTCAATTTTCGTATTCGCTGTGTGGCATTTCGGTTTTTTCCATGGAATGCCTAACACattagaaaaacaaatatttcttcGAGAAGAATTACAAACTTGTTTCAATGTAAATACCACAGTAAATCCATTTGTTGGACCTATGTACTGGACAAAAGGAGCTGATGGACAAATTcattggaatatttttgaattaatatcTGCATTGAGCTGCTTTGCTGTACTG attatttgTTTCTTTACGATCGTCTTCTGTGCGTATAGcatatttatgaaaatgagCAACTCAATACATCATTTGAGCGCAAAAACTTTAGATCTCAACAAGCAATTATTTAGAATGCTCTGTATTCAG ACAGTTATTCCAATGATCACAATGTATTTCCCTGTCGCTTTATTTGTGACGCTTCCGATGTTTGGGAAAGATATTCCTTATTTGGGAAATATGACAAGTAGTAGTCTAGCCATTTACCCAATTATCGAGCCAATTATTGCAATGACTTGCGTTGCAAGTTTCAGAAAAGCTATAAAAG GATCAATTCGTTGCTCAGTTAGTCGATCAACTCAATTTGCAATTCACCCTGCTTCATCACCTAGATTGACCGatcaaaaacaatga
- the slc-17.5 gene encoding Major facilitator superfamily (MFS) profile domain-containing protein (Confirmed by transcript evidence): MELCTDDAFPEKQHHPFLHIRSRRLHVVLMLMYAFFCMCQMTAHIGLSLSCMCNSTAVALMNTNNATLVEGTESTILMSILENKTSESQELGGGDDGESCTKLEGKVIKDYGGTFIWSVSWQGYIVSAAFLGGFIFSYPAGVLVDRFSARHILSVAILMLTIASLLMPVLSIYIGEKGAFAGRFVMGISETMLIPSINSMVTKWIPINEKSLAASVFTAGNQLSGMFGNILVAELCASSFGWSSIFYSASLFGISWLVLWHLTVRNSPHNTRWIHKRELDYLANNIPPKHPSSVVKKTPWRDMLTSKVFWSLMFNSVMGNMMIALIFVYIPVYFKDVLMLDVQSNGFYSAIPHISNLIAKLIWGYLMDKMRHKKILSPSATVKLSQFASMMGISVSCFFLRYMNCATPFYALVLLSSVSAFFGLSISGFYTSLLSIAPSHIGTLTSLATVIGFVGRMFTPLMISYYKTVGTAEEWGHVLLIYVFASATGGIIFLLFGSGDVQNWDYSKRHNTARPNALVAPKSDKDLEDF; the protein is encoded by the exons ATGGAGCTCTGCACAGATGATGCGTTCCCGGAAAAACAACATCATC CATTTCTCCACATTCGTTCTCGTCGTCTACATGTTGTTCTCATGTTAATGTATGCTTTTTTCTGTATGTGTCAAATGACAGCTCACATCGGATTATCACTATCATGTATGTGCAACTCAACGGCGGTGGCCCTGATGAACACGAA TAATGCTACATTGGTGGAAGGTACCGAGTCAACGATTCTGAtgtcaattttggaaaacaagaCATCAGAATCGCAAGAACTTGGTGGAGGAGATGATGGAGAAAGTTGTACGAAATTAGAGGGGAAAGTTATCAAGGATTATGGT GGAACGTTCATCTGGTCAGTCAGTTGGCAAGGATACATTGTCTCGGCTGCATTCCTTGGTGGATTCATATTCTCTTATCCTGCTGGAGTCTTGGTAGATCGGTTCTCAGCACGACACATTCTCTCTGTTGCAATTCTGATGCTCACGATTGCTTCCCTTTTGATGCCAGTCTTGTCCATTTATATAGGGGAGAAAGGTGCTTTTGCCGGTCGATTTGTGATGGGAATCAGTGAAACGATGCTCATTCCTTCAATCAATTCCATGGTGACAAAATGGATTCCAATTAATGAGAAGAGTCTTGCTGCGTCCGTTTTCACCGCTGGAAACCAACTTTCTGGAAtgtttggaaacattttggtTGCAGAGCTTTGTGCAAGTTCATTTGGATGGAGCTCTATTTTCTACAGTGCAAGTCTTTTTGGAATCTCGTGGTTGGTTTTATGGCATTTGACTGTTCGTAACTCGCCACACAATACACGATGGATTCACAAAAGAGAACTTGATTACCTGGCAAATAATATTCCTCCAAAACATCCATCATCAGTTGTTAAGAAAACACCATGGAGAGATATGTTGACATCGAAGGTTTTCTGGAGTTTAATGTTCAACAGTGTCATGGGAAATATGATGATTGCGTTGATTTTCGTCTACATTCCAGTTTACTTCAAGGATGTACTCATGCTGGATGTACAATCG AACGGATTCTACTCAGCCATTCCTCACATCTCCAATCTTATTGCAAAACTCATTTGGGGATACCTCATGGACAAAATGAGACATAAGAAAATACTCTCCCCATCAGCAACTGTGAAACTGTCTCAATTTGCTTCAATGATGGGAATTTCAGTTTCTTGCTTCTTCCTCAGATATATGAATTGTGCCACACCATTCTACGCACTTGTTCTGCTGAGtt CTGTATCTGCATTCTTCGGGCTGTCGATTTCTGGTTTCTACACATCGCTCCTGTCAATTGCGCCATCTCATATCGGAACACTCACCAGTCTTGCAACTGTTATCG GTTTCGTCGGCCGAATGTTCACACCTCTCATGATCTCATATTACAAGACTGTTGGAACTGCTGAAGAATGGGGACACGTTCTTTTAATTTATGTGTTTGCAAGTGCCACTGGTGGAatcatttttttgctcttcGGCTCAGGAGATGTTCAGAACTGGGACTACTCAAAACGTCACAACACAGCTAGGCCAAACGCTTTAGTGGCACCAAAATCAGACAAGGATCTCGAAGATTTCTAA
- the srg-33 gene encoding Serpentine receptor class gamma-33 (Predicted) — protein MFTLKFGTTLLYSIPSMILYAMTVRMVSRFSKDFSRTFIQLYIVFFVFNIITFFNSFITVRIPQNTCKDCFMSFLFKSHTVLNPSWFPLNVFYFIHFYMAYAQFFLIFLTSLNRFSMIFWSATYEKAWNRAFPFVIILVIVLPVPFTYTILPSWTYYAYTETMDCYSTSSSVDRGFLYNQLLPFMATITIATAIINIASFYKLTCMTYKISIAERNLLFMSGSLFIVQLLADVNTTLNRLVVNDNNKFGIWSQIAVTLLPYISDGLTLIHPWMFLAFSTKARRCFMLMYFPKYAKVAVTATNSVRFVTVNKRSQVQDAVRF, from the exons atgttcacACTAAAGTTTGGAACTACTCTTCTCTACAGTATTCCATCAATGATTTTGTACGCTATGACGGTTCGAATGGTGTCTCGTTTTTCCAAGGATTTTTCAAGAACATTCATTCAGCTTTACATTGTATTCTTCGTTTTT AAcatcataacattttttaactctTTCATAACAGTTCGAATCCCACAAAATACGTGTAAAGACTGCTTCAtgtcatttttattcaaatccCACACAGTGCTCAACCCATCCTGGTTTCCATTAAATGTCTTctatttcattcatttttacatGGCAtatgctcaatttttcctcatttttctaaCCTCATTAAAccgattttcaatgattttttggagtgcTACATATGAAAAG GCATGGAATCGTGCGTTCCCGTTCGTAATAATTTTGGTCATCGTTTTGCCAGTTCCGTTTACATATACAATTCTACCAAGTTGGACTTATTATGCTTACACCGAAACTATGGACTGTTACAGTACATCTAGTAGTGTG gACCGAGGGTTTCTCTATAATCAGCTTCTACCATTTATGGCAACAATCACTATTGCAACGGCAATTATTAACATCGCTTCATTCTACAAACTGACATGTATGACTTATAAGATTTCAATCGCTGAGAGGAATCTTCTTTTCATGAGTGGATCATTGTTTATTGTTCAACTCCTGGCAGATGTGAACACT ACACTGAATCGACTTGTGGTAAATGACAATAACAAATTCGGTATCTGGTCTCAGATTGCAGTGACTCTTCTTCCTTATATCAGTGATGGGTTGACATTGATTCATCCATGGATGTTTCTTGCTTTCAGCACAAAG GCTCGCCGTTGTTTCATGCTAatgtattttccaaaatatgcGAAGGTTGCCGTTACAGCAACCAATTCTGTCCGCTTTGTAACAGTTAATAAGCGAAGTCAAGTACAGGACGCTGttcgattttaa
- the smex-1 gene encoding LITAF domain-containing protein (Confirmed by transcript evidence), with protein sequence MSQESSTTNDSPGPPAQPQSVRSTSKAPLPKYTSIDLENEIPEMYNTSLNPGIHDPDMTMFFNRNAPPFHTNYAKRHSPPPSYSSRSKQSSVSSSATPTKSAVSRRNYLAGCFLCVFFAAPIIFLVIFYMIPRIVVIDRTARF encoded by the exons ATGAGTCAAGAATCATCGACCACCAACGATTCGCCGGGGCCACCTGCCCAACCACAATCGGTTAGGTCGACATCAAAAGCCCCACTGCCAAAATATACATCAATTGatctggaaaatgaaattccagaaatgtATAA TACTTCCCTTAATCCCGGTATTCACGATCCGGATATGACaatgtttttcaatagaaatgcTCCACCATTTCACACAAACTATGCAAAACGACACAGCCCACCACCAAGTTATTCATCGAGATCCA aacaGAGCAGCGTCTCCTCTTCAGCAACTCCCACTAAATCAGCAGTGTCTCGGCGAAACTATTTGGCCGGATGCTTCCTTTGTGTATTTTTCGCTGCGCCTATCATTTTCCTCGtaattttttatatgattCCACGAATTGTTGTCATTGATAGAACCGCGAGGTTCTGA
- the W02D7.4 gene encoding aralkylamine N-acetyltransferase (Partially confirmed by transcript evidence) has product MMLSKVLRNSPLLFRVAQPKDHERIIKFLDKHFAKEEPCSRALKISPEISRGVFTATVTRCLTTPFSTVVLQENGDLAACLLASVWNRTDPLENADFDDTGLPENFKLFIQFLNKAHLNFWKIAPPNVNSIIHREIGSVAPQFTRLGIATKMVTTNMTKRNLKKYNIGGVLSETTSLANQIVLEKAGFKCLKELPYSTIVDSKGNQVLKLDDGTTSLCLNFKPIEEYENLPE; this is encoded by the exons ATGATGTTATCCAAAGTTCTTCGAAATTCTCCACTTCTTTTCCGTGTCGCACAACCGAAGGATCATGAACGAATTATTAAGTTTCTGgataaacattttgcaaagGAGGAGCCATGTTCAAGA GCGCTAAAAATCTCCCCAGAAATATCTCGTGGCGTTTTCacagctaccgtaacccgctGTCTCACTACACCTTTCTCAACAGTTGTCCTCCAAGAAAATGGTGATTTGGCTGCTTGTCTTTTGGCTTCTGTTTGGAATCGTACTGATCCACTTGAGAATGCTGATTTTGATGATACAGGTCTTCCGgagaatttcaaacttttta tccaatttttgaacaaggctcatttgaacttttggaaaattgctccACCAAACGTCAATTCCATTATTCACAG AGAAATTGGAAGCGTAGCTCCTCAGTTCACTCGACTTGGAATTGCTACCAAAATGGTTACTACTAACATGACAAAACGTAACTTGAAA AAATATAACATTGGTGGAGTTCTCTCGGAGACCACATCACTTGCCAATCAAATTGTTCTCGAAAAAGCTGGTTTTAAG TGCCTCAAAGAGTTGCCATATTCGACAATTGTTGATTCAAAAGGAAATCAAGTTTTGAAGTTGGATGATGGTACAACTTCTCTTTGCCTGAACTTCAAACCAATTGAGGAGTACGAGAACTTGCCAGAATAa
- the W02D7.5 gene encoding aralkylamine N-acetyltransferase (Confirmed by transcript evidence) encodes MQLSKFFQKPQLLFRVAQPKDKENILKFLDAHFAKEEPCARALKLSPETSRGIFTTTVTRCLNFPFSTVVLQENDEIAACLLASVWNRTDPIDSADFNSSGMPENLKLFVQFINSAHSNFWKIAPPNVNSIIHREIGSVAPQFTRKGIATRMVTTNMTKTNLKKYNIGGVLSETSSLANQIVLQKAGFKCLKELPYSAIVDSKGNRVLRPDDGTTSLCLNFKPIEEYENLPE; translated from the exons ATGCAGCTGTCcaaattcttccaaaaacCACAGCTTCTGTTCCGAGTTGCTCAGCCGAAGGACAAGGAGAACATCCTGAAGTTCTTGGATGCTCATTTCGCGAAAGAGGAACCATGTGCTAGA GCGCTCAAACTTTCCCCTGAAACATCTCGTGGAATCTTTACAACTACTGTAACTCGTTGCCtcaatttcccattttctacCGTAGTTCTTCAAGAAAATGACGAGATTGCAGCGTGCCTTTTAGCTTCTGTATGGAATCGAACAGACCCAATTGATAGTGCAGATTTCAATAGTTCGGGAatgccggaaaatttgaaactttttg TCCAATTCATCAACTCCGCCCActcaaacttttggaaaattgctccGCCAAACGTTAATTCCATTATTCATAG agaaatcGGAAGTGTCGCCCCACAGTTCACAAGAAAAGGAATTGCAACAAGGATGGTAACTACAAATATGACTAAAACTAATTTGAAA aaatataatATTGGTGGAGTTCTCTCGGAAACATCGTCTCTCGCAAATCAGATAGTTCTCCAAAAAGCTGGATTCAAG TGTCTCAAAGAGCTACCCTACTCTGCAATAGTTGATTCAAAAGGCAATCGTGTACTTCGACCGGATGATGGAACAACTTCTCTTTGTCTCAATTTCAAGCCAATTGAAGAATACGAAAACCTACCAGAATGA
- the W02D7.6 gene encoding C2H2-type domain-containing protein (Confirmed by transcript evidence) has product MEYLIKCPICEYSSKKSANVIRHLESKHKANSTHIDEFRRRLASSRAHELRGIRAWTCGLCGTTIPSKLGLERHIYRRHRMEYATREGKSLLMRKAYAEQPIEESLVLPQATTARPNMRRTTGCVACPVEYCQYLFQTRANLAEHFTEHHYLGSQLEKHSFASEAEFQTWLQEKDEQTCTAWKKRSSRDIGGRIVMYRLCRHEGLFKSSGTTSTNGKPCPAFLNVLTNELTGKVDVIGYYEHFGHHKDHRYRFLNDQETAIIFELADAGYSNPEIVKECMKYGETSRLSFLSCQDLSYLIKRRKKLREYEENWRSVHHDHTY; this is encoded by the exons ATGGAGTATCTAATCAAATGCCCAATTTGTGAATActcttctaaaaaatctgCCAACGTTATTCGTCATCTCGAAAGCAAGCACAAAGCGAACTCCACTCATATCGATGAATTCAGACGACGGTTGGCATCAAGCAGAGCTCACGAACTTCGTGGAATCAGAGCCTGGACATGTGGTTTGTGCGGAACAACTATTCCATCAAAGTTGGGACTTGAAAGACACATCTATCGACGTCATCGGATGGAATATGCAACGCGAGAAGGGAAATCTTTACTTATGAGG AAAGCCTATGCAGAACAACCAATTGAAGAGTCTCTAGTACTACCGCAAGCAACAACAGCTCGTCCGAACATGCGAAGAACGACTGGATGTGTTGCGTGCCCAGTAGAATACTGTCAATATTTGTTTCAAACCCGAGCAAATTTAGCCGAACATTTCACAGAGCACCATTACCTTGGGAGCCAGCTGGAAAAGCATTCATTTGCATCAGAGGCAGAATTCCAG ACTTGGCTACAAGAAAAAGACGAACAAACATGCACAGCGTGGAAGAAACGATCGAGTCGAGATATTGGCGGTCGAATTGTTATGTATCGTTTATGCAGACACGAGGGATTATTCAAGTCATCCGGAACAACAAGTACTAATGGAAAACCCTGTCCAGCTTTTTTAAATGTCCTAACTAACGAACTTACGGGAAAAGTTGACGTGATTGGATATTATGAGCACTTTGGTCACCACAAAGATCATCGTTACCGATTTTTGAATGACCAAGAAACTGCCATTATTTTCGA actCGCGGATGCTGGCTACTCTAACCCCGAAATTGTCAAAGAATGCATGAAGTACGGTGAAACTAGTCGCTTGAGCTTCCTTTCATGTCAAGATCTGAG ctatttaataaaaagaagaaagaagttACGCGaatatgaagaaaattggagaagTGTCCACCATGACCATACTTATTAA
- the sel-9 gene encoding Suppressor/enhancer of lin-12 protein 9 (Confirmed by transcript evidence) produces the protein MNSLTWILAVLFVTPAASYFIHVDANEEQCFFDRLTSGTKMGLMFEVAEGGFLDIDVKITGPDNKEIYKGERESSGKFTFAAHMDGVYTYCFGNKMSTMTPKAVMFTVEITEPHQQAPGAAANQDAADNAKLEEMVRELSSALMSVKHEQEYMEVRERVHRNINENTNSRVVMWAAFEAFVLVGMTVGQIFYLKRFFEVRTMV, from the exons atgaattCGCTGACATGGATTCTGGCAGTTTTGTTCGTCACACCGGCCGCTTCATACTTCATTCACGTTGATGCCAATGAGGAGCAATGCTTTTTCGATCGATTAACGTCAGGAACCAAAATGGGTCTGATGTTCGAAGTTGCTGAAGGAGGATTCCTCGATATTGATGTTAAG ATTACCGGACCAGACAATAAAGAAATCTATAAAGGAGAACGTGAATCATCAGGAAAGTTCACTTTTGCTGCCCATATGGATGGAGTCTACACTTATTGTTTCGGAAACAAGATGAGCACGATGACGCCGAAAGCTGTAATGTTCACCGTCGAAATCACTGAGCCACATCAGCAAGCACCAGGAGCAGCCGCTAATCAAGATGCTG CCGATAATGCCAAGCTTGAAGAAATGGTTCGTGAGCTATCCTCTGCTTTGATGTCAGTGAAACACGAGCAAGAATACATGGAAGTTAGAGAGCGTGTTCACAGAAata tcaatgaAAACACGAACTCTCGCGTCGTTATGTGGGCCGCTTTCGAGGCTTTCGTATTGGTTGGAATGACTGTTGGACAGATTTTCTACTTGAAACGATTCTTCGAAGTACGGACAATGGTTTAA
- the W02D7.11 gene encoding uncharacterized protein (Confirmed by transcript evidence), which yields MHNSKEDLDRFYSNSRRTSSITVPPHGIIPAVYNIETGYDQNVPQETTGVQKTVKLIFVLVILTVLLVGFVFAILSVTRLTKK from the exons atgcacAACTCCAAGGAAGACCTCGACAGATTTTATTCCAATTCAAGGAGAACATCTAG tataaCTGTACCGCCACATGGAATAATCCCCGCTGTTTACAACATCGAAACTGGTTATGATCAGAATGTTCCGCAAGAGACCACAGGAGTTCAGAAAACTGTCAAACTCATTTTTGTATTGGTAATTCTGACTGTTCTTCTCGTCGGTTTCGTCTTCGCTATTCTTTCTGTGACAcgattaacaaaaaaataa
- the W02D7.8 gene encoding Membrane protein US9 (Confirmed by transcript evidence) — protein sequence MNPSTSSSVEIPKPISSPRRTLPEAPPSYYDFPPSYTSNGETFTDELPAYCPTEFPGTRQCARDGSRSMSGVHNQRVFTVLPRQSYAIRMQRSRRVSPSTGHLRRRLNKVFGLAFILMLGTVILILAVLMTISLV from the exons atgaatccATCAACTTCTAGTTCAGTCGAAATACCAAAACCAATAAGTTCTCCAAGAAGAACTCTACCAGAAGCTCCTCCAAGTTATTATGATTTTCCACCGAGTTATACATCAAATGGAGAAACCTTTACTGATGAATTACCAGCATATTGTCCAACAGAATTCCCTGGCACAAGGCAATGTGCTCGAGATGGAAGCCGATCAATGTCAGGTGTTCATAATCAACGTGTATTTACAGTACTTCCACGTCAATCATACGCTATCCGAATGCAGAGAT cacGACGAGTTTCTCCGTCTACTGGCCATCTTCGTCGACGACTCAACAAAGTATTCGGGCTCGCCTTTATTCTGATGCTTGGGACAGTTATTCTAATACTTGCAGTTTTGATGACAATATCACTAGTTTGA
- the clec-218 gene encoding C-type lectin domain-containing protein (Confirmed by transcript evidence) — protein sequence MRFFPVATILFLAFCAVRCAEPNTEKECQCILNNIWLDVYLLIDNSAKMGSVGLLEVASNVNSVFGFTQIRVGSNYPDKRGARVSVLTYSDSPTVHANLSDFKSTDELTSMIYALKPSTSYDSNLQSSLKLVKNMMNYKDINAPRNNTQTVIIIYAGDYVDYDEPTIAQFGDQLKADGVKIITVADISNTDHQHVSKLKWLKELASEGNGFNINDDYVSEEVQKALCSANCFCPRKYHHFITSNNETTHKYGTCVQFSIEQLSWTKAKFFCQNLHKQGYLATEYTDEKHLFNEKYFEALSSQPKPFKYHIGLHYVNGGYFWEQAIGIPLIPVSTPLYPLDNVPSTTQQCVRNIGTLDSEDLKWDNENCFNDVSPLMCEVPACDTENYCP from the exons ATGCGCTTCTTCCCTGTCGCTACCATTTTGTTTCTAGCATTTTGTGCAG ttagATGCGCAGAACCGAATACAGAAAAAGAATGCCAATGTATCTTGAACAATATCTGGTTGGATGTCTATCTTCTAATAGataattctgcaaaaatggGATCAGTTGGACTTCTCGAGGTGGCTTCTAATGTGAATTCGGTTTTTGGTTTCACACAAATAAGAGTAGGAAGCAATTATCCTGATAAAAGAGGTGCCCGTGTCTCAGTTCTTACGTACAGTGATTCTCCAACTGTTCACGCAAATTTAAGCGATTTCAAGTCGACAGATGAGTTGACAAGTATGATATATGCATTGAAGCCAAGTACTTCTTATGATTCAAATCTTCAATC ATCTTTGAAACTCGTGAAAAATATGATGAACTACAAAGATATAAATGCACCAAGAAATAACACACAAACTGTTATTATTATCTACGCCGGAGATTATGT ggaTTATGATGAACCAACTATTGCACAATTTGGAGATCAATTAAAAGCTGATGGCGTGAAAATAATCACAGTTGCTGATATATCA AACACAGACCATCAACatgtttcaaaactgaaatgGCTCAAGGAGTTGGCAAGTGAAGGAAATGGATTCAATATCAACGATGATTATGTTTCGGAGGAAGTTCAAAAAGCGTTATGCAGTG cgaactGCTTCTGTCCTCGTAAATATCATCATTTTATCACTTCAAACAATGAAACAACTCACAAATATGGAACATGTGTACAGTTTAGTATTGAACAATTAAGCTGGACAAAAGCGAAATTCTTCTGTCAGAACTTACACAAACAGGGTTACCTGGCTACCGAGTATACTGATGAGAAGCATTTGTTTAACGAGA aataCTTCGAAGCTCTTTCTTCTCAACCAAAGCCATTCAAATACCATATAGGATTACACTATGTAAATGGTGGATACTTCTGGGAACAAGCCATTGGTATTCCATTAATTCCCGTTTCAACTCCACTTTACCCACTCGATAATGTACCTTCTACAACTCAACAGTGTGTTAGAAACATAGGAACACTTGACTCTGAAGATCTCAAATGGGACAATGAAAACTGCTTTAATGATGTTAGTCCTTTGATGTGTGAGGTTCCTGCATGTGATACTGAGAATTATTGCCCATAA